The genomic region CTCGAGAGCCGCGTCGCGAAGGACGAGGGCGCGGCCGCAACGAAGAAGGCCGCGAAAGCCAAGCGTCCGGCGGCCAAGGAGAGCAAGCGGGCTTCACGTTAGTCGCGGGATGACCGCGGCGGAGGCAGCGCCGCCGCGGGTGCGTGGGCTTCACGGTGTGACGGGAGGCGGCGGGGCATGGACGGGGTGACGGCGATGGACGAGGTCAAGCAGTTCTCCACCCGGGACGCGGCGCGCATCCTGAACGCCACGGAAGCGCGCGTTCGAGACCTGGCCCGGATCGGCGGAGTGGCCCCACGTGCCGCCCGCGGCGAGCGCCCGCAATTCTCCTTCCAGGAGCTCCTTCTCCTGCGCACCACGCGCGGCCTCCTCGATGCCGGCATTCCGCCGCGGCGCGTCCGGCGCGTCTGGTCCTCCCTGAGGCGCCAGCTCGAGGCAGACCTGCCCCTCACGAGCGTTCGCATTCTCGCGGACGGGGATCGCGCCGTCGCATGGCACGGAAACGCGGCGTGGCAGCCTGATTCCGGCCAGTTCCTGCTCCACTTCGACAGCGCGGATCTCGCGGAGGCATCCGGTTCGGCGATGGACCTCGAGTTCGCCCCGGCGTCGCCCCCGCCGCAGCCGTCGCAAACGCAACCCGCCTCGCAGGCCTCACCCACCCCGCAAGCGGCCGAGCGCCCCGTGCTTCGCGTGGTGCCGCGCATCCTCGAGAGCGGGGCCACGACGGTCTCCGGGACCATGGCCGGCGCCGCCCATCCCGAGATCCTTTCCGGGGCCTTCGAGCGCACGCGGAAGCCGCGCCGCGCCGCGCCGCCGGCCGTCTCCCCGGAGCAGTGGTTCCACATCGGCTGCGAGCTGGAAGAGACCTCGCCCGTCGAAGCGCGCCACGCCTATCTCCTCGCGCTCGACGGGGACCCCGACTACGCGGACGCGCACATCAATCTCGGGCGGCTGCATCACGAGGATCAGGAGCTGGAGAACGCCGAGCGCCATTACCGAGAGGCGATCCGGTGCGCGCCGGAGGAGTTCATCGGCCACTTCAATCTGGCGGTGCTGCTCGAGGACCGTGGGAGGTTGGACGAGGCCGTGCGCGCCTATCAGCGAGCGCTGGAGCTCGATCCGGAGTCAGCCGACGCGCACTACAACCTGGGGCTCATGCTGGAGTCGCGCGGATTGCGGGACGAGGCGATGCGGCACTACATGAACGCGCGGCGGCTCACGAAGGCGGCGAAGCGCACGCGCGAGACGTAGGGCCCCGGCAGGATCGGCTAGCTCTTCCCCGCCTTCTTGGCCTCGGCCTTCTCGATCAGCTTCAGCGCGAACTTCCCCAGGGGACCCGAGGCGTCGAGCTGACCCTTCAGCACCGCGATCTCCATCTGGCGCACTTCCGGAGCGGAACGATCCTCGATCGGAACACCCGCCGCGCGCGAGAGCCATGATCCCAGACGCATCGGCACCGTGGGATCGTGGATGGCCGAGGTGATCTGGCGGCGGTGCTTCTGCACGTG from Candidatus Eisenbacteria bacterium harbors:
- a CDS encoding tetratricopeptide repeat protein, producing the protein MDGVTAMDEVKQFSTRDAARILNATEARVRDLARIGGVAPRAARGERPQFSFQELLLLRTTRGLLDAGIPPRRVRRVWSSLRRQLEADLPLTSVRILADGDRAVAWHGNAAWQPDSGQFLLHFDSADLAEASGSAMDLEFAPASPPPQPSQTQPASQASPTPQAAERPVLRVVPRILESGATTVSGTMAGAAHPEILSGAFERTRKPRRAAPPAVSPEQWFHIGCELEETSPVEARHAYLLALDGDPDYADAHINLGRLHHEDQELENAERHYREAIRCAPEEFIGHFNLAVLLEDRGRLDEAVRAYQRALELDPESADAHYNLGLMLESRGLRDEAMRHYMNARRLTKAAKRTRET